Genomic window (Streptomyces cadmiisoli):
GTGGACGGCCGTCGACCTCGGGCTCCCCCTCCAACTGCACACCGGGTTCGGGGACAACGACATCCGGCTGCACCGCGCGGACCCGGCCCGTCTGACCGACTGGCTGCATCTGACCGCGGGCACGATCCCGGTCCTGCTGCTGCACTGCTGGCCGTACCAGCGCCAGGCCGCGTATCTGGCGGCGGTGTTCGAGCAGGTGTACCTCGACGTCGGCCTCACCCTGCACCACGTCGGCCCGGGCCGGGCCGGGGCGGTCCTCGCCGAGGCGATGGAGATCACCCCGTTCCGCAAACTGCTGTACAGCTCCGACGCCTATGGTGTCGCCGAGTTCTTCCGACTGGGCGCGCTGGCCTTCCGGCAGGGTCTGGCCGCACTGCTGCGGGAGCGGGTCGACGCCGACGAACTGAGCCTGCCGGACGCCCTGCGCATCGCGCGGTGGGCCGGGCGGGACAACGCATGCCGGGTCTACCGGTTTTCCGACACGACCTGAAAGTATGATCAAGCAATGTCTGACATGACCGAGACCACGCCCGGTTGGCTGACGACCGACGACCTCGAGATGGCACGCGCCCGCATGCCGATCCTGTACGTCGAGGCGGTGCCCGTGCGCGTCGACGACAGCGGCGAAGTCACCAGCATCGGACTGCTGCTGCGCATCGGACCGGACGGAACGGTCAGCCGCACCCTGGTCTCCGGCCGCGTGCTGCACCACGAGCGCGTCCGTGACGCCCTGTTGCGCCATCTGGAGAAGGACCTCGGGCCCGTGGCGCTGCCCCGCGTCCCGGCCTCCCTCCAGCCGTTCACGGTCGCGGAGTACTTCCCGACGCACGGCGTCACTCCGTACCACGACCCGCGTCAGCACGCCGTGTCCCTGGCCTATGTGGTCCCGGTGACCGGCGACTGCCGTCCCCGGCAGGACGCGCTCGACCTGGTGTGGTTCAGCCCGGAGGAGGCGGCGTCGCCGGGTGTCCAGAGCGAGATGCCGGGCGGTCACGGCGTGCTGCTGAAGCAGGCCCTCGCCCACGTGGGTCTCGCGCTCTGACGGACCGCGGCGCGCACCGGGCGGCTGCGCCGCCCGGCACCGTCGTGCCCGGGGGCCGGCGCAGGGGCACCCACGGCCGCCTGCACGGCGGACGCTCGCACGACGGACGCCTGCACCGCCCGCGTCGGCCGCGGCCGGCTTCGGCAGACCGGGCGGTCGAGCTGTCGACGAA
Coding sequences:
- a CDS encoding NUDIX hydrolase family protein, which produces MTETTPGWLTTDDLEMARARMPILYVEAVPVRVDDSGEVTSIGLLLRIGPDGTVSRTLVSGRVLHHERVRDALLRHLEKDLGPVALPRVPASLQPFTVAEYFPTHGVTPYHDPRQHAVSLAYVVPVTGDCRPRQDALDLVWFSPEEAASPGVQSEMPGGHGVLLKQALAHVGLAL